The following DNA comes from Nocardia sp. XZ_19_385.
GTGGACGAGGGCCGCACCCGGGTACTCACCGGCGTGCTGCTGATCGTGCTGCTGGTGATCGTCGGCGAAGTGGCCGGCATGGTGCTGGGCCGGGCCGCGCGCGGCGGTATGCGGCACCCGTTCACCCGCAGCGTCGACAGCGTGACCGGCGCGGTCCTGCAGGCGGTGGCGGTGCTGGTCACCGCGTGGCTGCTGGCGCTGCCGCTGGCCACCTCCTCGCAACCAGCGATCGCCACGGCGATCAACGGTTCCCGGGTGCTGGCCGACGTCAATCAGATCGCGCCGAACTGGCTGCGCAAGGTCCCGAACGAATTCTCCAAGCTGCTCAATACTTCCGGGCTGCCCGATGTCATCGGGCCGTTCGGCCGCGCGCCCACGGCGCCGGTCGCGGCGCCGGACCCGAGCGTGCTGGCCAGCCCGGTCGCGGCCGCGCTGCAGCAGAGCGTGCTGCGCATCCGCGGTGTCGCGCCGAGTTGCCAGCGGGCGCTGGAAGGTTCGGGTTTCGTGATCGGCCAAGAGCGGGTGATCACCAACGCCCACGTCGTCGCGGGCACCACCAGCGTCTCGGTGGACACCCCGCGCGGTCCGCTGGACGCGACCGTCGTGCTGTTCGATCCGTCCCGCGATGTCGCGGTGCTGAAGGTGCCGGGGCTCACCGCACCGGAGGTCAAGCGCGCGCCGGAGCCGGCGGCTTCGGGAGAGAGCGCGATCGTGCTCGGTTACCCGGGCGGCGGCCCGTACACGGCCAGCGCCGCCCGCGTCCGCGAGACGCTGGACCTGACCGGCCCGACGATCTACCGCAACGGCACCGTGGAGCGTGAGGTCTACACCGTGCGCGGTCTGGTCCGGGCGGGTAATTCCGG
Coding sequences within:
- a CDS encoding MarP family serine protease; this translates as MTSSVWLDIAVVLLALLAASSGWRQGAVASALAFLGVVLGAVAGILIAPHILEHVDEGRTRVLTGVLLIVLLVIVGEVAGMVLGRAARGGMRHPFTRSVDSVTGAVLQAVAVLVTAWLLALPLATSSQPAIATAINGSRVLADVNQIAPNWLRKVPNEFSKLLNTSGLPDVIGPFGRAPTAPVAAPDPSVLASPVAAALQQSVLRIRGVAPSCQRALEGSGFVIGQERVITNAHVVAGTTSVSVDTPRGPLDATVVLFDPSRDVAVLKVPGLTAPEVKRAPEPAASGESAIVLGYPGGGPYTASAARVRETLDLTGPTIYRNGTVEREVYTVRGLVRAGNSGGPLVDTEGQVLGIVFGAAVTDDDTGYVLTLNEIQPDISAADAANTPINTGACVLS